The genomic DNA CGCTCAAGCTGCTGCGCCCCGAGGGCCGGCACATGGAGGAGCTGCGGATGCGGCTCTTGCGCGAGGCGCAGTCGCTCGCGCGCCTCTCGCACCCCAACGTGGTGGCCGTGCATGACGTGGGCGTCTGCGGCGACGGCATCTTCCTGGCGCTGGAGCTGGTGGAGGGAAACACCCTGGCGGATTGGGTGAAGTCGCCGCGCCCGTGGCCGGAGGTGCTGCGCATCTTCCTGGACGCGGGGCGGGGGCTCGCGGCGGCGCACTCGGCGGGGCTGGTCCATCGTGACTTCAAGCCCGCCAACGTCCTGGTGGGCAAGGACGGGCGCGTGCGGGTGACGGACTTCGGTCTGGCCCGACCCTCCAACCGCGGCGGTCCTCCGGTCGCGGCCCCCGTGGCGGTGCCTCTCCCGGCGGAGGGCGGAGGGGCGGACGCGCTGTTGACCCGCACGGGCGCGCTGCTGGGCACGCCCGCGTACATGGCCCCGGAGCAGCTCATGGGCCGCGGGGCCGACGCGCTGTCGGACCAGTTCAGCTTCTGCGTGGCGCTGCACGAGGCCCTCTATGGCCTGCGCCCGTTCGAGGGCGTCACCCCCGAGGCCCTGGGCGAGGCCGCGCTCGCCGGTCGGGTGCGCCCGCCACCGCGTGACAGCCGCGTGCCCGCCTGGGTGCGCGCCGTGGTGTTGCGCGGACTGAGCCCCAAGCCCGAGGACCGCTTCCCTTCGATGGAGGTGCTGCTCGGCGCGCTCACTCGTCACCCGGTGCGCCGCGTGGGGCTGTGGGCGACGGCGGTCGCGTTCGCGTGTCTGGTGGGCGTGGGCGTGGGTTACGGCGGCGCGCACCGCCGCGAGGTCCGCTGCGAGCAGGAAGCGGAGAACCTCGCCCGGGTCTGGGGGCCGGCGCAGCGTGAGCGCGTGCACTCGGCCTTCCTCGCCACTGGCAAGCCCTACGCCGCCTCCGCGTGGGAGACCATCTCCGCCGAGCTGGACGCGCACGCGGGCCAGTGGCGCGCGCTGCGTACCGAGGCCTGCCTCGCGACGGGAGGCTCCGCGCCCGAGGCGGCCTGGCAGACCCAGGCCTGCTTGGACGCGCGGCTGTGGCAGCTCGCCGCCATCACCGAGGTGCTGGAGAACGCGGACGCGCAGACGGTCCAGAACGCGCAGCAGATGATCTCCTCCTTGGAAGGACTGGAGGGGTGCCGCGACGCGCCGGTGCTCTCCACCCGGCCTCAGCCGCTGGAGGCGCTCCGTCCCAAGGTGGATGCGGCCCGCCGCAAGCTCGCCGAGGCGCGTGCTCGCATGGAGGCCGGGCGTCACGCCGACGGCATCGTGCTGACCACGGCGCTGCTCAAGGACATCGCGAGCATCGACTACCGCCCGCTCGAGGCCGAGGTCCTGCTGCTCCATGGCCACCTGCACGGCATGGCCGGCAAGCTCACCGAGGCGGAGGGCATCCTCTACCGCGCGCTCTGGGCGGCCGAGGCCAGTCGCGACGACGAGACCGTGGCTCGCGCCTGGATCCTCCTCATCTGGGTGGTGGGAGATCAGCTCGCTCGCGTGGGAGAGGCGGACCGGTTGGCCCAGCACGCCCGCGCCGCCGTGGATCGGCTGGGGCGTGACCGCTTCCCCGCCATCGCCACGGACTTGCATCTGCGACTGGGTGGCGTGTGGCTGGTGGAGGGCCGGCTGGAGCGCGCCGCCGAGGAGTTCACCGAGGGCCTGGCCCTATCGCGCAAGGCCTATGGTCCGGAGAGCCTGCGCACCTCCTACTTCGTCTCAGGGCTGGGCCGGGTCCGCTCGCGCCAGCTCCGGTCCGCCGAGGCGCTCACGCTGTACCGCAAGGCCCAGGCGCAGCGCGAGGCCATCTGGGGACCGGACCATCCCGGGCTGGCGCTCAACCTGAGCAACATCGCCGCGGAGCTGATGGCCCTGGGGCGAAGAGAGGAGGCCATCTCGGTGTGGCGCCGCTCGCTGGCGCTCCTGGAGGCCTCTCGCGCGGCGGACCATCCCAGCCTGGCGGCGCCGCTCAACAACCTGGGCTCGGTGCTGCGCGTGCTGGGCCGGCTGGACGAGGCGCGCGAGTACTTGACCCGAGCGGTCGCCATCTTCGAGCACAGCAAGGGGACCGACCACCCGAACACGGCCATCGCGCTGTCGGGCGTGGGCATGGTGGCCTACGACTCGCAGCACTTCGAGGAGGCCCTGTCCTATCACCGGCAGGCGGTGGAGCGGCTGCAGCGCGCGTTGGGCGCGGACACGTCCCGGGCCGCGCCGTCGCTCATGTACATGGGGATGGCGCAGCAGCGCCTGGGACGCAACGCCGAGGCGCGGCGCAACATGCTGCGCGCCTTGCAACTCTGGGAGACGGAGAACGGGCCGGAGAGCGCCACGCTGGGCTTCGCGCTCCGTCCGCTGGCGCACCTGGAGCTGGCCACCGGCGTACCCAAGCAGGCGCAGGCCCACTGCGAGCGGGCCTTGAAGCTCGATGAGAAGGCGCAGGGCGCCGAGTCCCCCGATGTGGCGTTGGATCTCGCGTGCGTGGCGGAGGCGCAGCTCCAGTCGGGCGCGGTGGACCCCGCCGTGCCGTTGTTGGAGCGGGCGCTGCGGGTGCACACCATCGCCTCGCGGGATCCTCTCGACGAGGGCTGGGCCACCTTCCTGTTGGGGAAGGCCTTGGCCGCGCGAGGAGGACCTGGCGACGCGGAGCGCGCCACCGAGCGGGTGGAGTCCGCGCGAGCCTGCATGACGAAGCTGGGCGTGCGCGCCACCTTGGAGCTGAAGGAGGTGCAGGACTGGTTGGCCCACCCGCCCGAGGCCCCCTCCCTTGCCCGACACGAGGTGACTCCATGAGCCAAGCCCGTGACTCCCTGGTGGCGGTGTTTCGGGCGCGACTGCCCGCCACGCGTCAGTCCGAGCTGGACGCCGTGGAGGGCTTGGAGGCGCGGCTCGCGGAGTTGGTGGAGAAGGCCCACACGGCGTGGCCCGAGCTGGAGATGCGCGGAGCGGTGTTCATCGAGCATGTGGCGCGCCACCTCCCGTCGGCGCCCGTGCCGGATGCGCTGGGCCAGCTTCACGTGGCGGACCTCTATCTGGCGTGCGCGTGCGCCACGGGAGAGCGCCGGGCGCTGGCCGCCTTCGAGCAGCACGTGTTGGAGAAGGTCCCTCCTCGGCTGGGCGCGCTGCCTCCCGCCACCGTGGACGAGGTGCTCCAGGTGATGCGCCAGCGCCTGCTCCTGGGGCGTCCCGACGCGCCCGCGAAGATCGCGGACTACTCGGGGCGGGGGCCGCTCTTGGCGTGGGTGCGCATCATCGCCACGCGCATCGTGGGGGAGCTGGCGAGCCAGGACGGACGCCAGGAGCTCTTCGACGAGCCGCCCGAGGCGCTGGCGCGGATGTTCTCGCCGGACGACCCGGAGCGCGCGCTGCTGAAGGAAGACACGCGGCAGGCGCTGGCGGAGGCCCTGCGCTCGGGACTGGCCGCGCTGTCCGAGCGGGAGCGCGCGCTCCTGCGGCTGCACCATGTGCACGGCCTGACCATGGACCGCCTGTCCACGATGTATGGCGAGCCGCGCTCGAGCGTGGCGCGCAAGGTGACGCAGGCGCGCGAGCGGTTGTTGAAGTTGATCCGCGCGGCGCTGGCCTCGCGCACGCAACTGGAGGGCTCCGAGCTGGAGAGCCTCCTGGGGTTGGTGCGCAGTCGTCTGGACTTCAGCATCCACCGCTGGATGGATTGAGCCTCAGCGCGCGGCGCGGTCTCGACCCGGCTGAGGTCGAGGCGCATCCGCCGACTCGCCCGCGAGCGCCTGGGTGATGCGCTCCGGGGACCAGCGCGGATCCAACACGGGGCAGAAGTAGCCCGGCCCGACCTGCTCGCGCACGGCCCAGGCGAAGAAGTCTCGCGCCACAGAGTGGACCTCTTCGGGAAGGAAGAGCACGGCGACGTCGTACTCGGTGAAGCGCAGCAGGCCGGGGACGCGCCATTCCCGCTCCCAGTCGAAGCGGTAGCTGTAGGGCGCGTTGTGGGTGTCACCCTGGATGTCCACGAATGGCGTCATGGCCCAGAGCGGCTCGCGCGACGCGTCCGGCGCCGCGAGCGCCTGTTGGAGCTGCTGCTTCATCGCGAGGTGCGCGGGCGAGCCGTATTGGACATACCAGACGGGGCCGCCACCTTGGGACAGCACGTAGCTCTTCCGGAACGCAATGCCATACAGGCTGCGCCGCTCGACGAGCCGGCCCAGTTGATCGAACGGAATCTCGCTGAAGCACACGGAGCGTTGGCGCTCGGCCACCGAGGGCTCGCGCCGCGCGATGCCAAAGCCCTCCGCGCCGGGGATGAGCGTGCGCATGCCCAGGATGCTCATCATGTTCTGGTAGGCGTCGTCGTACGGCGGCCCGGGCCTCGTGAAGTGCACCACGAAGTCGGACATGTCCCGCCACTGTGAATTCGCTTGATAGCCGAGCATTGCCGTCGACCCCCGCCGTCGACTGTTCCGGAGCACGTCCCACGCGGCAAGCCGTTCTTCCCACGCCCCTTCGCGGTCGCTCGAGGCACGAGCCAGCGGGCGCGACCGTTGTGTGCCTTCGCCGCCAGGGGACCGCGAGTTCGCAGGGCAGGAGTGCGACCGAGCGGTGCTCCTGCTTCTCGCGCGCGGGCCCGCCCGGCGTCACCCCTCGCGGGCACGCGTCAGACGCATCAGTCCCAGTCCCGCGAGCACCGTGATGCTGGCGACCATCGCCTCGCGGGCACTCGCTCCCGCGATGACGAGCGTCGCGCCCAGCACGAGCGTGGGCAGCGCCAGCAGCGCATGCGCGGGGCGCAGTCCCCGTTCTCCACGCCGAGCGAGCACCGCCAGCGCCGTGGCCGTCACGCCGTACTGGAGCAGCACCGCGATGCTCGACAGCGCGAAGAGCTCCGACAAGTCCCCCAGGTTGACGAACAGCACCACCAGTCCCCACGTCACCGCGAGCGCTCGCGTGGGCACTCCCGCCGCCGTCATGTGCTCCAGCCCCAGGAGCGAGCGCGACCCCGAGGCGAGCGCGGACAAGTAGCGCGGCGTCGTCACCAGCATCCCCAGACAGATGCCGAGCGCGGAGACACTCGTGCCCAGGCCCACCCACTCTTCCATCCTCGCGCCGCCCCACACGCCCGAGGCCGCCGCCAACGGAGCGGTCGCCTGCCCGAGCTGGGGCAGGGCCGCGACGCACGCCCACACCAGGCCCACGTAGAGCCCGACGGCCGCGAGCAGCGAGCCCACGGTCGCCAGCGGCACGGTGCGCTCCGAGGACCGCACCTGTCCGGCGATGACCGGGACGATCTCGAACCCCTGGTACGCGAACATCACCGCCAGCCCCGCGCGCAGCCACGAGGCCCCTGACTCCGCGGGGACGAGCGCCACACGAGGCCCACCGGCCATGACGAAGGCGAGGATCAATCCGGCGAGCGGCAGCAGCTTGAGCACCGTGAGCGTGGTCCACGCGCGAGCCGAGACGCGGATGCCCGAGGCCACCACCGCCGCGAGCACCGTCGCCAACCCCGTGGCCAGCGCGCGCTGCCCCACGGCTTCCGAGAGCCCCAGTGAAGGCGCCAGGGCCCGCGCGAGCCCGGCCACCACGGCGGACGTGCTGAGGAACGCGCTGACGTACGCCACCCAGCCCACGAGGAACGACGCGCGCTCCCCAAAGGCCGCGCGAGCGAAGACGACCGGACCTCCATCCGCGTCGAAGCGACGGCCCAGCACCGCGAAGGCGAGCGCCACCGGTACGAGCGCCAATCCCGTGAGCGCGAACGCGAGCACCGCGCCGCGCCCGGGGGCCAGCGCGGCCACCTCGGCGGGCGCGAAGAAGATGCCCACGCCGACGATGCCGTTGACGCCGAGCGCCAACAGCTGCCACGGCCCCACAGGGCGTGTCTGGGACGGAGTCGCGGCGGTGGCGAGTGTGGGCACGGCGGAGCAGTTCACTACGGACGCACCCGCGCGCGCCATCCCCTGCGACGTCTGCGGTTGACGCTCTTGGCGTTTGCCTTCAGGCTCCGCCGGCCGTCGTGGCTCGGGCAGAGGGGCTGGCCCAAGGGGAGGGTGGATGGACGTCGTTGCGTCGCAGTGGGTGCCGCTTCACGCCTGCGCCGATGAGCCCGAAGCCGCGGTGATTCGCTCGCTGCTCGAGGCTCACGGCATCGCCTGTGTCGTCCGGGGCGGACACCATCGCGCGATGCTGGGCGCGCTGGGCAGCTACATCGAAGTCACCGTGCTCGTCACCGCAGAGGACCGCGCGCGGGCGCGCGCCCTGCTCGACGCCGAGGACATGGAGGCTCCGCCGTCCTCGGAGTCACCAGGCGCCCTGGCGGATGGGGTCTGCGCCGTCCATGGCGCGAGCGCCACGACGACCTGCACGCGCTGTGGGGTCTTCCTCTGCGAGCAATGCACGCGCGCCGCAGCGGGGCGCTGCGAGGACTGCCAGGACCGGGCGAGCGAGACGGGGGAGCAGCGCCGCGCGAGGCGACGCAAGCTGGCGGCATGGTTCATCATCCTCTGCATGGTGATGCCTACGCTCGTGAGTCTGTGCGTCCTGACGCTGCGCAAGCTGTTTCAGTGAGCGGTGGGCGAGCGCCCATCGGAGTCATTCTTTCTCAGGGTCCCCGAGGTCCTCATGCGAAGCCTCCTCGTGTTGCTTGTCATGCTGTCCACCCCGGCCCTGGCCCAAAGCCAGACGCCAGCGGGTCCGCCGTCGTTTCTCCGGCAGTTCGCGGAGACGCGCATGTTCAACAGCGGGCGCCCCGTGGCGGCGAGCATCTCGCCCGACGAGAAGACCGTCTATTTCCTGCGCGCGCCGCCCCGCTCCAACGTCATGACGCTGTTTGCCTTTGACGTGGCGACCGGCCAGACGCGCGAGGTGCTCACCCCCGCGACCGTGCTGCACGGCGCCGCCGAGACGCTGAGCCCCGAGGAGCGCGCCCGGCGCGAGCGCATGCGCATGTCCTCCGCGGGCTTCAGCTCGTATGAGCTGTCCGAGGATGGCACGAAGGTGCGGCTCACGCTGTCGGGCCGGGTGTACGTGGTGGAGACCGCCACCCAGAAGGTGACGGAGCTGCCGCTGGAGCCGGGCGTCCTCGTGCCCTCGTTCTCGCGAGACGGCAAGCAGGCGGCGTTCGTCCGCGACAACGATGTCTATCGCGTGGACCTGGCGACGGGCCGCGTGCAGCGCGTCACCAAGGGCGGCACGGCGGCCAGGAGCCACGGCCTGGCCGAGTTCATCGCCCAGGAGGAGATGGGCCGCTTCGAGGGCTACTGGTGGAGCCCGGACGCCAAGGCCATTGCCTTCACCGAGTCGGACACGAGCGGGGTGGAGAAGCGCACCTTCGTGGACCCCATGTTCCCCGAGCGCGGCGGTGAGACGCTGTCCTATCCCCGCGCGGGCACGCCGAACGCGCAGGTGAAGCTGGGCATCGCGTCGCTCACCGGCGGCGCGACCGTCTGGGTGGACTGGGACGCGAAGGCGTATCCGTATCTCGCCACCGTCACGTGGCCCAAGAAGGGACCGCTGACCGTCCTGGTGCAGAGCCGCACCCAGACGGAGGAGCTCTTGCTCGCGGTCGATGAGAAGACGGGCAAGACGCGCACCCTGCTGACCGAGCGCGACGCCGCGTGGGTCAACCTGGATCAGCCCTTCCCCAAGTGGCTGGACGACGGCAGCGGCTTCCTCTGGTCCACCGAGCGCAACGGTGCGCCCGAGCTGGAGCTGCGCGCTCCGGATGGGAGCCTCGTCCGCTCGCTGGTGAAGCCTGACGCGGGGTATCGCGCGCTGGTGAACTACCAGCCCCAGGCGGACATCGTGGACTTCCTCGGCGGCCCCAACCCCACCGAGCGCTACCTGTACCGCGTGACGCGGGGTGGGGCGCCCACGCGGGTGACGTCCGGCGGCCCGGCCGTGGAGTCCGCGCGCACCAGCGCCCAGGCGGGCCTCTTCGTCATCACGTCCGAGGGGCTCACCCAGATGCGGCGCCAGCGCATCGTCCGCGCGGACGGCACCGAGGTGGGCGTGCTCCCCTCGCTCGCCGAGGAGCCCTCCTTCACCCCGACCACGGAGGTGCGTCAGGTGGGCGCGGAGAAGTTCTGGACCGCCATCACCCGGCCTCGCGACTTCCGTCCTGGCGTGAAGCTCCCCGTCATCGTGGAGATCTACGGCGCCGCCGTTCCGCTCGTGCAGCACGCCATGGCGCGCAACCTCCTGTCCCAGTGGATGGCGGACCAGGGCTTCATCGTCGTGAAGTTCGACGGGCGTGGCACCGCGCTGCGGGGAAGGGATTGGGAGCGCGCGCTCAAGTATGACTTCGGGGGTGTTCCGCTGGATGACCAGGTGACCGCGCTGCGCGCGCTGGCCGCCGAGGTTCCCGAGATGGACCTGCGGCGCGTGGGCATCACCGGCTGGAGCCACGGCGGCTACATGTCCGCGATGGCCGTGCTCAAGCGACCGGATGTCTTCAAGGCCGCGGTGGCGGGAGCGCCGGTGGTGGACTGGCGGGACTACGACACGCACTGCACCGAGCGCTTCCTCGGGACGCCGCAGGAGCACCCGGAGGCCTACGAGAAGACCTCGCTGCTCACCTACGCGAAGCAGGACAAGCCCATGGGCAAGCTCCTGCTCATCCACGGCACGAACGACGACAACGTCTTCTTCCTCCACTCGCTGAAGCTGTCGGACGCGCTGTTCCAGGCCGGCAAGGCGCACGAGCTGCTCCCGCTCGCGGGCTCCTCGCACATGCTGTCCAATCCCGCGGTCAGCGAGCGGCAGTGGCAGCGCGTGATGCGCTTCTTCCAGGACAACCTCTGAACGGCGCGCCCTACGCGTCGGTGGCCTGGAAGCGGGGCCACAGCTCGGCGGTGATGCCCGTGCGCGCGGTGATTCGGCCGCCGACACGGGTGACGCGCTCCAGGTTGTAATACAGCGTCCAGTCGCCGCCCCGGTTGAAGCCAAACACCCGGGCCTGCGAGCTGACGTGGAGATACTGGGCCGGGCCGAACTGCGAGGTCGGCTCGCCCTTCTTCCATCCCGGCAGAAAGCCAGACATCACGGTCTCCAGCTTCCCGTAATACTTCGTGTACACCTTCATCTGGTGCACGGCGGTGGCCGCGAACTGCTCCTCCACCGTCTTCGACGCGTCGAATGCGACGACGAGCCGGGGGGAGTCATAGTTGGCGTGAGCGACCAGCGGCTTGCGCTCCAGTCCATTCACATACAAGCAACAGCCATTGAGCGGCGCGGTGGCGAAGAACTCCGTCTCCGCCGTGGCGTGCAAGGTCAGGTGATAGGCCTTGCCGGTGCTCCAGGGCAGGAAGTACGCGCGCACCTTCTTCGAGACGGGCGCGGACTGGAAGATGCTGAAGAAGCCCGTGGGCGCGGGGGGCGCTTGGAACGCGACATCCAGGCCGCCATCCCCGAGGTCGCGAAGGTAGAGGTCCCTCACGTTGTGTCGCGCTGCGTATTGCAGCGTCGCCATCTCCTCGCTCTCCACCACCAGCTTGCCCGCGGCGCTCTCCGTCTTGTTGCCGACCTTGTCGTCTGGGACTTGTTGCCGACCTTGTCGTCTGGGATGCGCACCGTCCGGGTGCCGAGATACGCCACTGGGTCTTTCTTGAACTCACTCCACTGTGTCGCATTCATGCGCGGCCCCGGGCTCCCATTGCCTGACGACGGAGTCCCGTCATCTTATCCGGGGGCATTTCTCACAAAAGGAGCTTTGCCCATGTTGCGACGAATTCTTGTATCGACGCTGCTCGCGGCCGGTGTCTCGCTGGGGTGTGGCGGAACCGAGCCCGTGGCGGACGAGTCCACGACGGGGCAGCAGAAGGCGGGGCTGGTGGATTCGTGCTCGCGGCTCCAGGGCCGTGGCTGTGGCCCGTTCTCGGAGCTGCCGTGTGTCTTCAGCGACGGGACGCCCGGCACCTGCTACTGCCAGGACATCCCGTTCAATCAGTGGCAGTGCACCACGCTGGACTGAGGTGAGGCCGCGGAGGGCGGCGAGACTTCAGCCGCCCTGCCGCATCTTCCGCATGTCGATGAGGATGTCGTAGTTGCGCGGCTCGGGGAGGTTGGGGCCCGCGGCGAAGCGGTAGAGGTGGCTCGGGTCGCGCTCCAGCGGGAAGCGCTCCTTCATCAGGGCCTTGAGCATCTCCTTGGCCACCCACTCGGCATCCACGGAGACCGAGCCGAACTCGTCCAGGTAGCGGCGCGGGGCGGACGTGTCCGTCTGGCGCGCGGTGAGCACGAAGACGCGCGACTGCTTCGCGGGCTCCACCTGCCGCGCGCCTTGCTCCATGAGCGCCAGCTCGCGGGCCTGGGGCAGCGCGAACAGCTCCAGGGACTGACGGTGGGCCAGCAGCGCGCCGGCCCCGACGAACAGCGCCAGCACGCTCGTCATGACCCACGGCCCGCGCCGAGGCCAGCAGCTCCCCAGGTTCATGAGCGAGCCGGCGACGAACACGCCCCACACGCCCGTGAGCGCATAGAGCGTGCGGTAGGTGGGCCACCGCTCGAAGGCGAGGAAGCTGACCGAGTACGCCGCGGCGGAGAGCGTGAGCAGCACGAGCAGCCAGCGTCCGCCCCCGCGCAGGCCCCCGCGGCGAACCTCGACGGCGAGGCCCACGGCGAGCACGGCGAGCGTCGCGGCCACCATGAACTCGGAGCCCGCGGGCATCCCGGTGGGGGTGTCGTTGAGGGCGATGAGCGCCAGCGCGTTGGGCAGCACGTGGGTGATGGCCCACAGCGTCTTGTCCACCCAGTGGGTCTCGAACGCGATGCGCGGCGAGGGCGTCACCATGCCCGTGAGGAAGAGCGTCTTGGTGACGGCGAACGCCATGAGCAGGCCCGCGCCCATGATGGTCAGGTGGCGCATGAGCCAGCGCATGGTGTCGCGGAAGTGGTCGTCGTGGCGCAGCACCAGGACGGCCGCGAGCAGCACGGCGTAGACGAGCCCGCTGGCTTGATAGATGAGCGTGGCCACCGCGATGACGCCGGCCGCGGCGATGCGCCAGCCCACGCCGCCGGTGGCGGGCTCGGAGGGCGGGGGCAGGCCGCGGCGAGCCAGTCCGAAGGCCGCCACGCCCAGCACCAGGGCCACGGCTTGCGGCCAGCAGATGCCCCAGCTCGCGATGACCTGCGCGGAGGGCGTGAGGGTGAGCAGCGCGGCGAGCAGGGCCGAGGTAATCAGGGGCCAGCCCTCGCGGCGCAGCAGCAGGAAGAGCGAGGCGCCGAGCAGGCCCAGGCCCACGACGCCCAACAGGCGCAGCCCGCTCAAGCCATCGATGGTGTTCGCGGCGTGCGCGGACCGCTCGAGGAGCCAGCCGTAGATGGGGCGCCCCTGGGAGGCGAGCACGCGGGGAATCTTGCCCGGGTCCTCGCGCGCCTCGCGCAGGATGGCGTAGTCATCGCGCAACCCGTAGCGATGGAAGACCGCGCTCCCATAGACAACCAGCGGAAGCACGAACAGCAGGGTGGCCAATGCCAGCACGCCCGAGTCCGGGCGGCGGTGATGACGTATCGGAAGAATGGGAGACCTTCTGAAGAGCGGCGCGACACTACCAGGGCGCCGCAGCGGCTGGCGTGCTTGTTGTGGTGCCTCGGGTGTCACGACAAAGCATGCTGAGAGTCGCATGCCCCTCCGACAAGTGGCCCGGCGAACGCCTTGCGTGACAGCCCGCTGACCGGTCGCGGATTATCGTTTGTATTCCAAGGGATGGCCCCAGGCGCGGGGCGAGCCCGGCGCGGCGGGCGGGGGGCTGACGGGCCGTGTGCTATGTCGGGCCCCATGCGCGCGCTTCTCCTGGGACTCATCCTGGTGGCGGTGGCGGTGGCGGGGGCGGCATGGCAGCGCGGTGTGGCCGTCCGGCGGCTGCCTCCGGACTACGACGAGCTGACCTATCTGCCCGTGGCGTATCGCTACGAGGCGATGCTGTCGTCCGGTCACTGGGGCGAGGTGGCGACGTTCCGCGAGAACTTCGAGCATCCCCCGCTGGTGAAGCTGCTCTTCGCCACGGAGCTGTGGGTGACGGGTGCGCCCGAGCCTGAGTGGAAGCAGGTGGAGGTGGGGCACCCCCTTCCCGCGGCGGCGGTGCCTGTCTTCCGCGTGACGCGCGGCCTGTCCGCGGTGATGGGCGTGCTCCAGGTGGCGCTGGTCGCGGTCGTCTCGGCGCCGGGCGCGCTCCTGCTCGCGTTCGACGCGTACCACGCGAAGTACACGTCCCAGGCCTATCTGGAGGCGGTGCCGGGCCTGCTGGCCGTGTGGGCGGTGCTCGCCTTCGAGCGGGCGCGGCGGACGGCTCCGGGTTCGGCGCGCGCGTTCCGGTTGGGGCTGCTCGGCCTCTCGGGCGTGCTGCTCGGCGCCGCCGCGGCGTGCAAGTACCCCTATGGGCTGGTGATTGGGCTCACCCTGGTGCCCTTCCTCGGGCTGCCCACGCGCGCGCGGCTCGGGGCCTGGGCCGTGTTCGGAGCGGCCACGCTCGCGGCGTTCCTCCTGCTGCATCCGGCGCTGTGGTCCTCGCCCGTGGCCAATCTATGGGAGTCGGTGACCTTCCATTGGAGCTACTCCCAGAGCGCGCACGTCCAGCGCGCGGCGCTGCCCTGGTACCAGCCCTGGCTCTACCTGACGCACGCGGAGCCGGTGCGGTGGCATGACGGCGTCTTCCTGACAGGCGCGGTCGCGTGGCTGATGGTGCCCCTGGCCGTGGTGGGCGTGCCCCGCGCGGCGCGCACGCGTCCGGTGTGGCTGGCGTGGGCGGGCGTGGGCCTGGTGTTCCTCATGGTCTGGCCCACGCGCTGGCCCCAGTACCTTTTGCTCGTCCTCCCGGCGCTGTCGGTCTGCGCGGGCCTGGGCGTGGAGACGCTCGCGGCGCAGGTGCGGCGCGCCTGGAGGAGGCGCGCGGGGCTCGCCCTGCCGCCGACCGCCTGAGGGCCGCGGTCGGACTCAGGGCGCCGCGTACTGGAAGTCCGCGAACACGGCGCCGTGGTCCGAGCCACCCAGGCCGCTCCGGTCGCGCGCCACGCGGAACGAGCCGGGCACGTACGCGCCGCCGCTGCGCGCCAGGTACAGGTGGTCGATGGCCTGCAATTGCCCGTTGTAGGCATACGTCCAGGTGTCCCCGCTGGGCCTGTCCGCGGCGACGCGTGACAGCGCGCCCCCAGCCTCCAGCGCGACGAGGGGCGGCGAGCCGGGCACGTCGTTGAGGTCCCCGCCGAGCACCACCAGCGCACGCGGCGACGCGGCCGCGGTGGCGGAGACGATGGTGCGAGCCCCGTTCGCCTCGGCCTCGCGGCGGCCGGGATCGTCGCTGACCTTCGAGCGGAAGTGCGCCGGGAACACGATGGTCTCGCCGCCCTTCGCGCTCACGTGGACCTCCAGCAGGTCTCGCGAGAAGCGCGTCGAGGTGCCATCCGGACGGGTGAGCACCTCCCGGTAGTGACTCGTCACGCGGGTGATGGGGAACGCGGAGAGCACCGCGACGTCCACCGAGGCCGGCGCTCCCGTCTCGCCCAGCACCGCGTGAGGGTAGCGCGGCAGGAGGGCCTGGAGCGCGTCCAGCGAGGCCTGCGTCTCCACCTCCTCCAGCATGACGATGTCCGCGTCGAGCGAGGCGATGGCGGTCGCGAGCTGCTGCACCTGCAGCGCGAAGGCCTCGGGAGAGGGCAGGGCCTCGTAGTTCGAACCGCCGCACGCGGCGGAGTCGCACACGGTGTCGAACAGGCGGTGCACGTTGTAGGCGGCGATGCGGATGACGTCTGCGCGGGCGACCGGAGGAGTCGGCGGGGGACACGCCTCGATGGCGCACGGGTCCACGTCCTCGGGCTCTCGGGCGATGGAGCGCCCGTCACATCCCGCCGCGGCGAGGAGGAGTCCGAAC from Myxococcaceae bacterium JPH2 includes the following:
- a CDS encoding tetratricopeptide repeat protein, coding for MGCPDETTLSDFLVGALSEERRASVLAHVEGCPSCQRALAAAEDSPRLEVPWTDPPALLQRGALLARYVVLEPIGVGAMGVVYAAYDPELDRQVALKLLRPEGRHMEELRMRLLREAQSLARLSHPNVVAVHDVGVCGDGIFLALELVEGNTLADWVKSPRPWPEVLRIFLDAGRGLAAAHSAGLVHRDFKPANVLVGKDGRVRVTDFGLARPSNRGGPPVAAPVAVPLPAEGGGADALLTRTGALLGTPAYMAPEQLMGRGADALSDQFSFCVALHEALYGLRPFEGVTPEALGEAALAGRVRPPPRDSRVPAWVRAVVLRGLSPKPEDRFPSMEVLLGALTRHPVRRVGLWATAVAFACLVGVGVGYGGAHRREVRCEQEAENLARVWGPAQRERVHSAFLATGKPYAASAWETISAELDAHAGQWRALRTEACLATGGSAPEAAWQTQACLDARLWQLAAITEVLENADAQTVQNAQQMISSLEGLEGCRDAPVLSTRPQPLEALRPKVDAARRKLAEARARMEAGRHADGIVLTTALLKDIASIDYRPLEAEVLLLHGHLHGMAGKLTEAEGILYRALWAAEASRDDETVARAWILLIWVVGDQLARVGEADRLAQHARAAVDRLGRDRFPAIATDLHLRLGGVWLVEGRLERAAEEFTEGLALSRKAYGPESLRTSYFVSGLGRVRSRQLRSAEALTLYRKAQAQREAIWGPDHPGLALNLSNIAAELMALGRREEAISVWRRSLALLEASRAADHPSLAAPLNNLGSVLRVLGRLDEAREYLTRAVAIFEHSKGTDHPNTAIALSGVGMVAYDSQHFEEALSYHRQAVERLQRALGADTSRAAPSLMYMGMAQQRLGRNAEARRNMLRALQLWETENGPESATLGFALRPLAHLELATGVPKQAQAHCERALKLDEKAQGAESPDVALDLACVAEAQLQSGAVDPAVPLLERALRVHTIASRDPLDEGWATFLLGKALAARGGPGDAERATERVESARACMTKLGVRATLELKEVQDWLAHPPEAPSLARHEVTP
- a CDS encoding APC family permease, whose amino-acid sequence is MGPWQLLALGVNGIVGVGIFFAPAEVAALAPGRGAVLAFALTGLALVPVALAFAVLGRRFDADGGPVVFARAAFGERASFLVGWVAYVSAFLSTSAVVAGLARALAPSLGLSEAVGQRALATGLATVLAAVVASGIRVSARAWTTLTVLKLLPLAGLILAFVMAGGPRVALVPAESGASWLRAGLAVMFAYQGFEIVPVIAGQVRSSERTVPLATVGSLLAAVGLYVGLVWACVAALPQLGQATAPLAAASGVWGGARMEEWVGLGTSVSALGICLGMLVTTPRYLSALASGSRSLLGLEHMTAAGVPTRALAVTWGLVVLFVNLGDLSELFALSSIAVLLQYGVTATALAVLARRGERGLRPAHALLALPTLVLGATLVIAGASAREAMVASITVLAGLGLMRLTRAREG
- a CDS encoding RNA polymerase subunit sigma-70 yields the protein MSQARDSLVAVFRARLPATRQSELDAVEGLEARLAELVEKAHTAWPELEMRGAVFIEHVARHLPSAPVPDALGQLHVADLYLACACATGERRALAAFEQHVLEKVPPRLGALPPATVDEVLQVMRQRLLLGRPDAPAKIADYSGRGPLLAWVRIIATRIVGELASQDGRQELFDEPPEALARMFSPDDPERALLKEDTRQALAEALRSGLAALSERERALLRLHHVHGLTMDRLSTMYGEPRSSVARKVTQARERLLKLIRAALASRTQLEGSELESLLGLVRSRLDFSIHRWMD
- a CDS encoding DUF2007 domain-containing protein, with protein sequence MDVVASQWVPLHACADEPEAAVIRSLLEAHGIACVVRGGHHRAMLGALGSYIEVTVLVTAEDRARARALLDAEDMEAPPSSESPGALADGVCAVHGASATTTCTRCGVFLCEQCTRAAAGRCEDCQDRASETGEQRRARRRKLAAWFIILCMVMPTLVSLCVLTLRKLFQ